The Oncorhynchus masou masou isolate Uvic2021 chromosome 31, UVic_Omas_1.1, whole genome shotgun sequence genome includes a region encoding these proteins:
- the LOC135523457 gene encoding serine/threonine-protein kinase ICK-like isoform X2, translated as MNRYTTLRQLGDGTYGSVILGRSLESGELVAIKKMKRKFYSWEECMNLREVISLKKLNHANVVKLKEVIRENDHLYFVFEYMKENLYQLMKDRCRLFPESAVRNIMFQILQGLAFIHKHGFFHRDMKPENLLCMGPELVKIADFGLAREIRSRPPYTDYVSTRWYRAPEVLLRSTSYSSPIDQWAVGCIMAELYTLRPLFPGSSEVDTIFKICQVLGTPMKNDWLEGFQLSAAMNFRWPQCVPSNLSSLIPNASTEAIQLMRDLLQWDPKKRPASAHALRYSYFYVGQALGTPQQIMEQGRPQPGPLPPQPPQPLQKPLQQQQPLLLLKPVPPPQPAPPNQHFTSSMPLQQIHPAPVSAPTPVPSYQRHSKLLREQPNRMVKQEETEMVPQTRLTYVVDKSLQSQLTQEAENANFLSYQTKPKGGGRRRWGHGTGLLKGDEWDDFEDTELTSLSFLDKTNFPTEKRREETLSRYGNVLDFSSPKVKGQVTTGDDAPLNLNKAMSYQEPSRTASAKQYYLKQSRYLPGLSTKKNMAINSNYSESNLWGSKIPVGGTLPNRGTHDYATWRSSSRSQMGASSYVPSPTKTTPGLRSRPPAQAIHGRTDWSAKYGHR; from the exons ATGAATAGATACACCACGCTCAGGCAGCTCGGGGATGGCACCTACGGCTCAGTCATCCTCGGCCGCAGCCTGGAATCAGGAGAACTGGTCGCAATTAAGAA AATGAAGAGAAAATTCTACTCATGGGAGGAATGCATGAATCTTCGTGAGGTCATA TCCTTGAAGAAACTCAACCACGCGAATGTGGTCAAACTCAAGGAGGTTATACGGGAAAATGACCACTTGTACTTTGTGTTTGAATACATGAAGGAGAACTTGTATCAACTAATGAAAGACAG GTGTCGGCTGTTCCCTGAATCTGCCGTGCGAAATATTATGTTCCAGATACTGCAGGGATTAGCTTTTATTCATAAGCATG GATTCTTTCACAGGGATATGAAACCTGAGAACCTTCTGTGCATGGGACCAGAGCTGGTGAAAATAGCTGACTTTGGGCTTGCCCGTGAGATAAGATCTCGGCCACCATACACAGATTATGTTTCAACAAGATG GTACAGAGCTCCAGAGGTGTTGCTGAGGTCCACCTCGTACAGCTCTCCCATAGACCAGTGGGCTGTGGGCTGCATCATGGCAGAGCTTTACACCCTCAGGCCTCTGTTCCCTGGCTCCAGTGAAGTGGACACCATCTTCAAAATCTGCCAAGTCCTGGGAACTCCAATGAAG AATGACTGGCTGGAGGGCTTCCAGTTGTCAGCAGCCATGAATTTCCGCTGGCCCCAGTGTGTCCCCAGTAATCTGAGCAGTCTGATCCCCAACGCCAGTACTGAGGCCATCCAACTGATGAGAGACCTACTCCAGTGGGACCCTAAGAAGAGGCCAGCCTCTGCCCAT GCGCTCAGGTACTCCTACTTCTACGTGGGTCAGGCGTTGGGCACTCCTCAGCAGATCATGGAGCAGGGCAGGCCTCAGCCAGGTCCCCTACCTCCACAGCCACCACAACCATTACAGAAGCCCCTGCAGCAGCAACaaccactgctgctgctcaaGCCAGTGCCCCCTCCCCAGCCAGCGCCCCCAAATCAGCATTTCACCTCGTCCATGCCCCTGCAACAGATCCatccagccccagtctcagcccccacCCCAGTTCCATCGTACCAGAGGCACTCAAAGCTGTTGCGAGAGCAGCCCAACCGCATGGTGAAGCAGGAGGAGACTGAGATGGTCCCACAGACCCGCTTAACTTACGTTGTTGACAAGAGCTTGCAGAGCCAG TTGACCCAGGAGGCAGAGAATGCCAACTTCTTAAGCTATCAGACGAAACCTAAGGGTGGAGGACGCCGGCGATGGGGCCATGGCACAGGCCTCCTAAAGGGTGACGAGTGGGATGACTTTGAGGACACGGAGCTGACCTCACTAAGTTTTCTGGACAAAACAAACTTTCCTACAGAAAAACGAAGAGAGGAGACGTTGAGCAG GTACGGAAATGTTTTGGATTTTAGCAGCCCCAAAGTTAAGGGGCAGGTGACGACAGGTGACGATGCACCTTTGAATCTGAACAAGGCCATGTCCTACCAGGAGCCTTCAAGGACAGCCTCTGCCAAACAGTATTACTTGAAGCAGTCAAGATATCTACCAG GTTTAAGTACTAAAAAGAATATGGCAATAAATTCCAACTACAGTGAAAGCAACCTCTGGGGCAGCAAAATTCCTGTTGGAGGAACACTTCCTAACCGAGGCACTCATG
- the LOC135523459 gene encoding F-box only protein 9-like isoform X2 has translation MAESVINSLGIVEDQDGENGSTDDANLHVELNVFRAQWMSELKPNSASNGGNRGLSSRAADLKRKQELAREEKARELFLKAVEEEENGAVYEAIKYYRRAMQIVPDIEFKINYSRSPDPDGGNENDMDGEIEDLLAYFHQQLTLQDNSLKICVPEVDMAQMHISALPPEVLMYIFRWVVSRDLDLRALEQLSLVCRGFYICARDPEIWRSACLRAWGRSCTKLVPFNSWREMFLERPRVRFDGVYISKTAYIRQGEESLDGFYRAWHQVEYYRYLRFFPDGQVMMLTTPEDPLVTVPRLRSRNTRVESIMCGHYRLSQDTDNQTKVFVVVSKRKEEVAEYQRISRFCRRSPAAPETEHSFHVGLQLSSGGRQSFNKLNWIHHSCHITYRSTGETVVTAFDLDQMYASFYFARVKSYTAFSERPL, from the exons ATG GCTGAAAGCGTTATCAACTCTCTTGGCATTGTAGAAGATCAAGATGGAGAGAATGGAAGTACTGATGATGCAAACCTCCAC GTGGAGCTCAATGTGTTCAGGGCCCAGTGGATGTCTGAACTGAAGCCCAACTCTGCGTCCAATGGGGGGAACCGAGGACTGTCGTCGAGAGCTGCAGACTTGAAAAGAAAACAGGAACTGGCCCGGGAGGAAAAA GCCAGAGAGTTATTCCTTAAAGCTGTTGAGGAAGAAGAGAATGGAGCTGTTTATGAAG CAATTAAGTACTATCGCAGGGCAATGCAGATTGTGCCTGACATTGAGTTCAAAATCAACTACAGTCGTTCCCCTGATCCAGATGGCGG CAATGAGAATGACATGGATGGTGAAATAGAGGATCTATTGGCCTACTTCCATCAGCAGCTCACTCTGCAAGACAACTCTTTGAAGATATGTGTTCCTGAGGTGGATATGGCTCAGATGCACATCTCAG CCCTGCCCCCAGAGGTCTTGATGTACATCTTCCGTTGGGTTGTGTCCCGTGATCTGGACCTGCGTGCCCTGGAGCAGCTCTCCTTAGTCTGTAGAGGCTTCTACATTTGTGCTAG GGACCCAGAGATTTGGCGTTCGGCCTGTCTGAGAGCGTGGGGCCGGAGCTGTACCAAACTGGTGCCCTTCAACTCCTGGAGGGAGATGTTTCTTGAGAGGCCACGTGTGCGCTTTGATG GTGTTTACATCAGCAAGACGGCATACATCCGTCAGGGAGAGGAGTCCCTTGATGGATTCTATAGGGCTTGGCACCAAGTGGAGTACTACAG ATATCTGCGTTTTTTCCCTGATGGCCAAGTCATGATGCTGACCACACCTGAGGACCCACTGGTCACTGTTCCCCGTCTACGTAGCAGGAACACCAG GGTGGAGTCCATTATGTGTGGTCATTATCGTCTGTCGCAGGACACAGACAATCAAACCAAAGTCTTTGTTGTTGTCTCCAAGCGAAAAGAAGAG GTGGCAGAGTACCAGAGAATCTCTCGGTTCTGCCGGCGGAGCCCAGCGGCACCCGAGACAGAACACAGCTTTCACGTGGGACTGCAGTTGTCCTCCGGGGGGCGCCAGAGCTTCAACAAGCTGAATTGGATCCACCATTCCTGCCACATCACCTACAG ATCCACCGGCGAGACAGTTGTCACTGCCTTCGACTTGGACCAGATGTACGCATCCTTTTACTTTGCACGCGTGAAGAGCTACACAGCATTTTCTGAACGCCCATTGTAG
- the LOC135523459 gene encoding F-box only protein 9-like isoform X1, with protein MAESVINSLGIVEDQDGENGSTDDANLHVELNVFRAQWMSELKPNSASNGGNRGLSSRAADLKRKQELAREEKARELFLKAVEEEENGAVYEAIKYYRRAMQIVPDIEFKINYSRSPDPDGGNENDMDGEIEDLLAYFHQQLTLQDNSLKICVPEVDMAQMHISALPPEVLMYIFRWVVSRDLDLRALEQLSLVCRGFYICARDPEIWRSACLRAWGRSCTKLVPFNSWREMFLERPRVRFDGVYISKTAYIRQGEESLDGFYRAWHQVEYYRYLRFFPDGQVMMLTTPEDPLVTVPRLRSRNTRVESIMCGHYRLSQDTDNQTKVFVVVSKRKEEKVAEYQRISRFCRRSPAAPETEHSFHVGLQLSSGGRQSFNKLNWIHHSCHITYRSTGETVVTAFDLDQMYASFYFARVKSYTAFSERPL; from the exons ATG GCTGAAAGCGTTATCAACTCTCTTGGCATTGTAGAAGATCAAGATGGAGAGAATGGAAGTACTGATGATGCAAACCTCCAC GTGGAGCTCAATGTGTTCAGGGCCCAGTGGATGTCTGAACTGAAGCCCAACTCTGCGTCCAATGGGGGGAACCGAGGACTGTCGTCGAGAGCTGCAGACTTGAAAAGAAAACAGGAACTGGCCCGGGAGGAAAAA GCCAGAGAGTTATTCCTTAAAGCTGTTGAGGAAGAAGAGAATGGAGCTGTTTATGAAG CAATTAAGTACTATCGCAGGGCAATGCAGATTGTGCCTGACATTGAGTTCAAAATCAACTACAGTCGTTCCCCTGATCCAGATGGCGG CAATGAGAATGACATGGATGGTGAAATAGAGGATCTATTGGCCTACTTCCATCAGCAGCTCACTCTGCAAGACAACTCTTTGAAGATATGTGTTCCTGAGGTGGATATGGCTCAGATGCACATCTCAG CCCTGCCCCCAGAGGTCTTGATGTACATCTTCCGTTGGGTTGTGTCCCGTGATCTGGACCTGCGTGCCCTGGAGCAGCTCTCCTTAGTCTGTAGAGGCTTCTACATTTGTGCTAG GGACCCAGAGATTTGGCGTTCGGCCTGTCTGAGAGCGTGGGGCCGGAGCTGTACCAAACTGGTGCCCTTCAACTCCTGGAGGGAGATGTTTCTTGAGAGGCCACGTGTGCGCTTTGATG GTGTTTACATCAGCAAGACGGCATACATCCGTCAGGGAGAGGAGTCCCTTGATGGATTCTATAGGGCTTGGCACCAAGTGGAGTACTACAG ATATCTGCGTTTTTTCCCTGATGGCCAAGTCATGATGCTGACCACACCTGAGGACCCACTGGTCACTGTTCCCCGTCTACGTAGCAGGAACACCAG GGTGGAGTCCATTATGTGTGGTCATTATCGTCTGTCGCAGGACACAGACAATCAAACCAAAGTCTTTGTTGTTGTCTCCAAGCGAAAAGAAGAG AAGGTGGCAGAGTACCAGAGAATCTCTCGGTTCTGCCGGCGGAGCCCAGCGGCACCCGAGACAGAACACAGCTTTCACGTGGGACTGCAGTTGTCCTCCGGGGGGCGCCAGAGCTTCAACAAGCTGAATTGGATCCACCATTCCTGCCACATCACCTACAG ATCCACCGGCGAGACAGTTGTCACTGCCTTCGACTTGGACCAGATGTACGCATCCTTTTACTTTGCACGCGTGAAGAGCTACACAGCATTTTCTGAACGCCCATTGTAG